Proteins encoded within one genomic window of Nitrospira sp.:
- a CDS encoding VCBS repeat-containing protein codes for NGDGKSDVVVNAFQSGSYHILLSSGSNFTNQQWLTVPGWAGTTVLPMAVGDFNGDGKNDVLVNAFQGGNYHVLRSSGAGFTNGQWLSVPSWGGPNPLPMAMGDFNGDGKNDVVVNAYQSGQFYAATAQGAIENAVPNLLVTMTNGLAGSTTITHLPSTQFQNAPGALPYPVHAVTSLMTTDGNGNSSTSTYTYSGGYHHLGERDFRGFRTASVTSPGATDVEKTVTTTEFLQGRGVMVSGISTIAADDPQVNGEASLKGRPYRVTVAKKADLNFVYTKTETYYHDDRIGTNTTAPYFNPVAQVENSFCDGGPCKATGMSIAAADYDAYGNVLRESHHGDLSLVNIDERTVERAFVPANTTDYLVSFLARESIYKGISVAAANKLAETLFYYDGTGIGACTAAPTGSSTAVTKGKLTKVERWLSGGTNPVSGMEYDPTTGVLLCSRDPLGNRTTLTYDPTKTFVLTSTNQLGHVTTTVYSGVNGVTIDPATGFYGTVKSVTDPNGKVVNHEYDALGRRTKTTAPDGLVTQMAYPTLAEFGVIGTQKISTTTSGALLPSALTSSTFFDGLGRTIKKESSGPNGTILVTDTQYDVKGQVFRTSLPYFKTTESNVGRWRSMTYDPLGRVTQVTHPDTLSGSPVISKSCYAPFVTVTLDPSGERKRETKDAYGRVVKIEEYSTLFSTCDTTVGSPYATTNYTYDLLGNLTKVVDTLGNRTTMRYDTLNRKLAMSDPDMSTNGTSTCGDVTTITPAGTYPWYSSPCWNYQYDAAGNLTRQTDAKNQHLWFRYDGLNRRTQKDYTTQKAAGSGDVRYIYDDTVTTFNRKGRLKQAIDAATNVTFEYDAMGRVSKNTRVLDSTTYVTTSVYDGLGRLKEVTYPTSPAKTVEYLYTGPVLDKVQDKAGSGTTIYATYGSYTSQGKAQTITYGNGVVTTSAFADPAHPTCVPANSFKLCTLKTQKGTNPLYQDFTYTFTADGNVDLITDPINGNQDFSYDALDRLTSAIGPYGAGGATATLTYSYNEIGNMMSSDQPKLGGQPMGIYTYPASGPNSVRPHAVSVAGSYPITYDNNGNAIGMTDPTGFFGYSASYNTDNRLSSVTTTFASIPTTATFTYDGDGGRVKKIDGTTTTRYISKLYECDTTGATTSCSRFIWAGDTRIATVAVTSGAVHYWHGDHLGSSSVITDSAGAKVQAITYYPYGDLLTNQSFTTPAVNVPYKYTGKELDASSNVYFYEARYYHPVFGRFLSPDTLVPDPLNPQNLNRYSYAGNNPLRYLDPTGQAEIDAESGFWPGGRMPQYDGVSVRSWRMGQDTFFGRDFYTLQTNFSPSSFSRPWMSDGFGGGRFGSSLMGSGADFLRSMSSAEVLMVPEVHVTAGRPMASDAFSGWDWTQQGLGMAEAVPYPLVSTPAGLLNAGISTVRGHYDEAGWSALAAVPLVGMVSKLGPAYSSFSTLKRALGSAGENRQWHHIVEQAQIGKFGADAIHSRDNVISLSVDLHKDVSAYYSSKDIFTNNLTVREWLRNQSFNEQKEFGLRMIERMLGSPK; via the coding sequence AACGGTGATGGTAAGAGCGATGTTGTGGTCAATGCATTTCAGAGTGGGAGTTATCATATCCTCCTCTCAAGCGGGTCGAACTTTACAAACCAACAATGGCTGACAGTGCCGGGGTGGGCCGGGACTACGGTGTTACCCATGGCCGTAGGCGATTTTAACGGTGATGGCAAGAACGATGTGCTAGTCAATGCGTTTCAGGGTGGGAATTATCATGTGTTACGCTCAAGCGGGGCTGGTTTTACGAATGGTCAATGGCTGTCGGTTCCGAGCTGGGGAGGACCAAATCCGCTGCCTATGGCCATGGGAGATTTCAATGGCGACGGCAAGAATGATGTCGTCGTCAATGCTTATCAGAGTGGCCAATTCTATGCAGCAACGGCGCAAGGGGCGATCGAAAATGCCGTGCCCAATCTACTCGTGACCATGACCAATGGACTAGCGGGCTCCACGACCATCACACATCTTCCGTCGACACAGTTTCAGAATGCGCCAGGTGCATTACCATATCCAGTCCACGCCGTTACGAGCTTGATGACGACAGACGGCAATGGGAACTCATCCACATCAACGTATACCTACTCGGGCGGATACCATCATCTCGGCGAGCGAGACTTTCGAGGTTTTCGGACAGCCAGCGTGACGAGTCCTGGAGCCACGGATGTCGAGAAGACCGTGACGACGACAGAGTTTCTACAGGGGCGCGGAGTCATGGTCAGCGGGATCTCGACGATCGCGGCAGATGATCCGCAGGTAAATGGAGAGGCCTCACTGAAGGGCCGGCCCTATCGAGTGACGGTGGCCAAGAAAGCCGATTTGAACTTCGTCTATACCAAAACTGAGACCTACTACCACGACGATCGGATCGGGACCAACACCACGGCGCCGTACTTTAATCCAGTAGCCCAAGTCGAGAACTCCTTCTGCGACGGCGGGCCGTGTAAAGCCACGGGCATGTCAATTGCGGCAGCCGACTACGATGCCTATGGCAATGTGTTGCGCGAGAGCCACCATGGGGATCTCAGTTTGGTAAATATTGATGAAAGGACCGTCGAACGGGCGTTCGTTCCTGCTAATACCACCGACTATCTCGTGAGTTTCCTAGCGCGCGAGAGTATCTACAAAGGCATCAGCGTAGCGGCGGCCAATAAACTCGCCGAAACCCTCTTCTACTATGATGGGACCGGGATAGGGGCCTGTACTGCGGCACCAACGGGCAGCAGTACCGCCGTCACCAAAGGCAAGCTCACGAAGGTTGAGCGGTGGTTGAGCGGCGGCACAAATCCCGTGAGCGGGATGGAATACGATCCCACGACAGGGGTCTTGCTCTGCTCGCGCGATCCGTTAGGCAATAGAACCACGCTCACCTATGACCCAACGAAGACCTTTGTACTCACTAGCACCAATCAGCTCGGCCATGTGACGACCACCGTTTATTCGGGCGTAAATGGGGTCACCATCGATCCGGCCACGGGCTTCTACGGCACCGTCAAGAGTGTGACGGATCCCAACGGCAAGGTCGTCAATCATGAGTACGATGCACTAGGCCGCAGGACCAAGACCACGGCGCCCGATGGTCTCGTCACCCAGATGGCCTATCCGACTCTCGCCGAGTTCGGGGTCATCGGCACGCAAAAAATTAGCACTACCACGAGTGGCGCCCTCCTGCCGTCGGCCCTGACCAGCAGCACTTTCTTCGACGGGCTCGGCCGAACCATCAAGAAGGAGAGCAGCGGCCCGAATGGGACCATTCTCGTGACTGACACACAGTACGATGTGAAGGGGCAGGTGTTCCGCACGAGTCTCCCCTATTTCAAAACGACGGAATCAAACGTCGGGCGCTGGCGCAGCATGACATATGATCCTCTCGGCCGGGTCACACAAGTCACCCATCCCGATACGCTGAGCGGGAGTCCGGTCATCAGCAAGAGCTGCTACGCGCCATTTGTCACCGTGACCCTCGATCCGAGTGGGGAGCGCAAACGTGAAACGAAGGATGCGTATGGCCGGGTGGTGAAGATCGAGGAATATAGCACTCTCTTCAGCACCTGCGACACCACCGTGGGTAGCCCCTACGCCACCACCAATTACACGTACGATCTGCTGGGGAATTTAACCAAAGTCGTCGATACCCTGGGTAATCGCACCACCATGCGGTACGACACGCTCAATCGTAAGCTCGCCATGTCAGATCCCGACATGAGCACCAATGGGACCAGTACGTGTGGGGATGTAACAACGATCACTCCGGCCGGCACCTATCCCTGGTACTCGTCGCCTTGTTGGAACTACCAATACGATGCAGCAGGAAATCTCACACGACAGACGGATGCGAAGAATCAGCACCTGTGGTTCCGGTATGACGGCCTCAATCGGCGTACGCAGAAAGACTACACAACCCAGAAGGCTGCCGGCAGTGGCGACGTGCGCTACATCTATGACGATACCGTCACGACGTTTAATCGCAAAGGTCGGCTCAAGCAGGCCATCGATGCCGCCACCAACGTCACCTTTGAATACGATGCAATGGGTCGCGTCAGTAAGAATACTCGCGTCCTCGATAGCACCACCTATGTCACTACCAGTGTCTATGATGGTCTCGGCCGGCTGAAAGAAGTCACATATCCAACCAGTCCTGCCAAAACGGTGGAGTATCTCTATACCGGCCCGGTCTTGGACAAAGTCCAAGACAAGGCAGGCAGTGGCACCACAATCTATGCCACCTACGGTAGTTACACCTCCCAAGGCAAGGCCCAAACCATCACTTATGGCAATGGGGTGGTAACGACCAGCGCCTTTGCCGATCCGGCCCATCCGACCTGTGTTCCCGCGAATAGTTTCAAGCTCTGTACCCTCAAGACCCAGAAGGGGACGAATCCCCTGTATCAAGATTTCACCTATACGTTTACGGCCGATGGGAATGTGGATCTGATCACCGATCCGATCAATGGCAATCAAGACTTCAGCTACGATGCCTTGGACCGGCTGACGAGTGCGATCGGCCCCTATGGAGCAGGTGGGGCAACCGCGACGCTGACCTATAGCTACAACGAGATTGGGAATATGATGAGTAGCGATCAGCCCAAGTTAGGCGGGCAGCCCATGGGCATCTATACTTATCCAGCCAGTGGCCCCAACAGCGTTCGACCCCATGCGGTGAGCGTGGCTGGCTCTTACCCGATCACGTACGATAACAATGGCAACGCGATCGGCATGACGGACCCCACTGGTTTCTTTGGATATAGCGCGAGTTATAACACAGACAATCGCTTGAGCAGCGTTACGACTACCTTTGCCAGTATTCCCACCACGGCGACCTTTACCTATGACGGAGACGGGGGTCGGGTGAAGAAGATCGATGGGACGACGACTACGCGCTACATCAGTAAGTTGTACGAATGCGATACGACAGGCGCCACTACCAGTTGCAGTCGCTTCATCTGGGCGGGTGATACGCGTATCGCAACGGTAGCGGTCACGAGCGGTGCTGTGCACTATTGGCACGGGGATCACTTAGGTAGTTCCAGTGTGATCACCGACAGTGCTGGGGCCAAGGTGCAGGCGATCACCTATTATCCGTATGGTGACCTCCTCACGAATCAGAGTTTTACCACCCCCGCGGTCAATGTACCCTACAAGTACACGGGGAAGGAACTGGACGCGAGTAGCAACGTCTACTTTTATGAAGCCCGGTACTATCACCCCGTGTTCGGCCGGTTTCTCTCGCCGGATACGCTCGTCCCCGACCCTCTGAACCCGCAAAATCTCAATCGCTACAGTTATGCCGGCAATAACCCGTTGCGGTATCTCGATCCGACCGGACAGGCGGAGATTGATGCGGAATCAGGCTTCTGGCCCGGTGGTAGGATGCCGCAATATGACGGGGTCTCGGTGCGCAGCTGGCGGATGGGTCAGGACACATTCTTCGGGAGGGATTTCTACACGCTTCAAACGAACTTCTCTCCGTCCAGCTTCTCTCGACCCTGGATGTCCGACGGCTTCGGCGGAGGCCGGTTTGGATCGAGCCTGATGGGGAGCGGGGCCGACTTCCTGCGGTCGATGTCCAGTGCTGAGGTGCTCATGGTCCCGGAGGTGCATGTGACTGCTGGGCGCCCGATGGCCTCAGATGCATTCTCTGGCTGGGACTGGACCCAACAGGGGTTAGGCATGGCGGAGGCGGTGCCGTATCCCCTCGTCAGTACACCGGCAGGGCTCCTCAATGCTGGCATCAGTACCGTGCGTGGCCATTACGACGAGGCAGGATGGTCGGCCTTGGCGGCGGTACCATTGGTGGGAATGGTCAGTAAACTAGGTCCGGCGTACTCATCATTTTCCACGCTCAAACGTGCGTTGGGTTCTGCAGGAGAAAATCGGCAATGGCACCATATTGTCGAACAAGCTCAAATCGGGAAGTTTGGCGCAGATGCGATTCACAGTAGAGACAATGTGATCTCATTAAGCGTTGATCTGCACAAAGATGTAAGCGCATACTATTCTTCGAAGGACATCTTTACCAATAATCTCACTGTCCGAGAGTGGCTCCGCAATCAATCGTTCAACGAACAAAAAGAGTTTGGCTTACGCATGATCGAGAGGATGCTCGGGAGCCCAAAATGA
- a CDS encoding FG-GAP repeat protein, whose amino-acid sequence MRRLLPFVLGFAVSGLLTPVGYVVAKETDGDVPLTGISVSLQPDLFTGTLTSSIPIEVPLGRNGMQPNLAISYESAGGNGWVGVGWKLEMGAIERQTRWGVLYQPTAAEEQAGKVYAIRMNGVSTDLVQDTVDPLLYHEKIKRSFLRVKKLSLDGTAGWEITDTKGTKYKFGAGVATRIQGSVSGLGTQIFKWCLEEIRDRDGNYMKMTYTPDQGQGYLSQIDYTGNGTGIGPNAPSNMVKFHLEDRTDKPVMYTSYFPITTAKRLKTIEIRAGGNSVSAYKFMYSAGTEASIFTGVQRFGKDATVSGTGVISGGTALPPHSMTYSSSIDAFSNNSWLTVAGWAGNTYPIATGDFNGDGKNDVLVNAIPSGNYHVLLSNGAGFTNGVWLTVPSWANFTLPMAVGDFDGDGKSDVLVNVNQSGAYDVLLSNGSSFTRQNWLTVPGWAGTTVLPMAVGDFNGDGKSDVL is encoded by the coding sequence ATGCGTCGTCTTCTCCCGTTTGTACTGGGATTTGCGGTTAGCGGATTGCTGACGCCGGTGGGCTACGTTGTCGCAAAAGAGACTGACGGAGACGTGCCGCTCACTGGGATTAGCGTCTCACTGCAGCCGGATCTCTTCACCGGTACCTTGACCAGCAGCATTCCTATTGAAGTCCCGCTTGGTCGTAATGGAATGCAACCGAATCTCGCAATTTCCTATGAAAGTGCAGGTGGGAATGGCTGGGTAGGCGTGGGCTGGAAGCTGGAGATGGGGGCGATCGAGCGACAGACCCGCTGGGGGGTACTCTATCAGCCCACGGCGGCGGAAGAGCAAGCAGGAAAAGTGTACGCCATTCGAATGAATGGTGTATCGACCGATTTAGTGCAAGATACTGTTGATCCGCTACTCTATCACGAGAAGATCAAAAGAAGTTTTCTTAGAGTGAAGAAACTCTCGCTCGACGGCACAGCGGGTTGGGAGATCACGGACACGAAGGGGACGAAGTATAAGTTTGGAGCCGGTGTGGCGACACGCATTCAGGGGAGTGTGTCTGGTCTAGGCACGCAAATCTTCAAGTGGTGTCTGGAAGAGATACGTGATCGAGATGGAAATTATATGAAGATGACGTATACGCCTGATCAGGGGCAGGGGTATTTAAGTCAGATCGATTACACAGGGAATGGAACGGGTATTGGCCCGAACGCACCTTCGAATATGGTGAAATTCCATCTTGAAGATCGTACGGATAAGCCGGTCATGTACACGAGCTATTTCCCGATAACCACTGCCAAGCGTTTAAAAACGATCGAGATCAGAGCCGGCGGTAATTCTGTGAGTGCCTACAAATTCATGTATTCAGCAGGTACAGAGGCGTCCATTTTCACGGGTGTGCAACGGTTCGGCAAAGATGCCACAGTGTCTGGTACGGGGGTCATCAGTGGTGGTACGGCCTTACCGCCGCATTCAATGACCTACAGTTCCAGTATCGACGCTTTTTCCAATAACTCATGGCTCACGGTGGCCGGCTGGGCTGGAAATACGTACCCTATTGCCACCGGGGATTTTAATGGTGACGGCAAGAATGATGTCCTGGTTAATGCGATTCCGAGTGGCAATTATCATGTCTTGCTCTCGAATGGGGCAGGTTTTACGAACGGAGTGTGGCTCACAGTGCCGAGCTGGGCCAACTTTACGTTGCCCATGGCTGTAGGCGATTTCGATGGTGATGGTAAGAGCGATGTCCTGGTCAATGTGAACCAAAGTGGGGCGTATGATGTCCTCCTCTCGAACGGGTCAAGCTTCACGCGCCAGAACTGGTTGACAGTGCCGGGGTGGGCCGGGACTACGGTGTTGCCCATGGCCGTAGGCGATTTCAACGGTGATGGTAAGAGCGATGTCCTG
- a CDS encoding transposase, protein MKLEGSMSTKTRRQYTEEFKTEAVRLGRDSARPVAQVTRDLGVADHLLYRWRVEQQQAEERGKTRQDLRAEEAELVRLRRENAVLKQERDFLKRAAAFFAKESR, encoded by the coding sequence ATGAAATTGGAGGGCAGCATGAGTACCAAGACCAGACGGCAGTATACGGAAGAGTTTAAGACAGAAGCAGTGCGGTTGGGCCGAGACTCGGCACGACCGGTTGCGCAAGTAACCAGAGACCTGGGCGTTGCCGACCATCTGCTCTACCGCTGGCGGGTGGAGCAGCAGCAGGCAGAGGAGCGTGGAAAGACGCGGCAGGACCTCCGAGCTGAGGAGGCCGAACTAGTCCGACTGCGGCGCGAGAATGCGGTCCTAAAGCAAGAGCGAGATTTTTTAAAACGTGCGGCGGCGTTCTTCGCGAAGGAGTCCCGATGA
- a CDS encoding IS256 family transposase, which yields MTKPDTKTDALLDELLQGCESPEEILGEHGLLKGLTKRLVERALAAELTNHLGYVPHARHLAQNGNVRNGTSVKTVETDQGPMELAVPRDRAGTFEPTVVKKRQRRLDGFDNKVLALYAHGMTTREIQNHLEELYGKEVTPTLISTITDAVLEDVRLWQSRPLETVYPILYFDCLFVKSRHEGAVKTKAVYVALGVTLTEEKELLGLWVSETEGAKFWLAVFTELKQRGVTDCFVACVDGLTGLPDALETIFPRTQVQLCIVHKVRQSLRYVVWRQRRAVARDLRAIYGASTVTEAEAALERVALTWDAHYPTISTSWRRDWTRLTVFFDYPPAIRKVIYTTNAIESLNYSLRNTLKKRGAFPTDDAILKVLYLGLQRIAKHWTAPIPEWKRALNQFAMILGDRVSTRD from the coding sequence ATGACCAAGCCAGACACGAAAACGGATGCGTTGTTGGATGAGTTATTGCAAGGCTGTGAGTCGCCGGAAGAGATTCTTGGCGAACATGGATTGCTGAAAGGCCTCACGAAACGGTTGGTGGAACGTGCGCTGGCGGCGGAACTGACCAATCATCTCGGGTATGTTCCGCATGCCCGTCATCTGGCCCAGAACGGCAATGTCCGTAATGGCACGAGTGTCAAAACGGTCGAGACGGATCAAGGGCCTATGGAGCTAGCCGTGCCACGCGATCGAGCGGGCACGTTTGAACCCACGGTGGTCAAGAAACGGCAACGGCGGCTCGACGGCTTTGACAACAAGGTGTTGGCGCTCTATGCGCATGGGATGACCACTCGTGAGATTCAAAACCATCTGGAAGAATTGTATGGGAAGGAGGTCACCCCCACGCTCATTTCCACGATTACGGATGCGGTGTTGGAGGATGTGCGCCTGTGGCAGAGCCGGCCCTTGGAGACCGTCTATCCCATTCTCTATTTTGATTGTTTATTCGTGAAGTCTCGGCACGAAGGAGCCGTCAAGACGAAAGCCGTCTATGTCGCCCTCGGCGTCACGCTCACCGAGGAAAAGGAATTGTTAGGCCTCTGGGTGAGTGAAACGGAAGGCGCGAAGTTTTGGTTGGCCGTCTTCACAGAGCTCAAGCAGCGGGGCGTCACAGATTGTTTCGTGGCCTGTGTGGATGGGCTGACGGGGTTGCCCGACGCGTTGGAGACGATCTTTCCGCGAACCCAGGTGCAACTCTGTATTGTGCATAAAGTCCGACAATCCTTGCGATATGTGGTGTGGCGACAGCGGCGTGCCGTGGCCCGGGATCTGCGCGCTATTTATGGCGCGTCGACGGTCACGGAAGCCGAAGCAGCCTTGGAGCGCGTTGCCCTGACGTGGGATGCGCACTATCCCACGATCAGTACGAGTTGGCGGCGGGACTGGACGCGGCTCACGGTCTTCTTTGACTATCCCCCTGCCATTCGCAAGGTCATCTACACCACCAATGCCATTGAATCCCTGAATTATTCGTTACGGAACACGTTAAAAAAGCGCGGGGCGTTTCCCACGGATGACGCGATCCTCAAAGTCCTCTATCTGGGCCTGCAGCGCATCGCCAAGCACTGGACCGCCCCGATTCCGGAGTGGAAACGGGCGCTCAATCAATTTGCCATGATCTTAGGGGACCGTGTGTCGACCCGTGATTAA
- a CDS encoding transposase: MTLWLPRIYVRLRREGWQVNHKKVERLYYRDEGLSLQRRRRKKAAAVPRVALPKPTQPGRCYAMDFVDDRLANGRRFKCLTMTDPCSKEVPVIEVDVSIGGARVPDSRPAVRHASAAGHLDLRQRARIRRVGLRCLGGVARRATALHSAREAGAECVIESFNGKFRDECLNEHWFLTL, translated from the coding sequence GTGACGCTATGGCTGCCCAGGATCTATGTGCGATTGCGACGGGAAGGCTGGCAGGTGAATCATAAGAAGGTGGAACGGCTGTATTATCGCGACGAAGGGCTCTCGTTACAACGGCGACGACGGAAGAAGGCCGCGGCGGTGCCCCGAGTTGCCTTGCCGAAACCCACGCAGCCAGGACGCTGTTATGCGATGGACTTTGTGGATGACCGGCTGGCCAATGGCCGACGGTTCAAGTGTTTGACGATGACGGATCCCTGCTCCAAAGAGGTGCCGGTGATTGAAGTCGATGTCTCGATTGGCGGGGCACGGGTGCCGGATTCTCGACCGGCTGTTCGCCACGCGTCCGCTGCCGGACACCTTGATCTTAGACAACGGGCCCGAATTCGCCGGGTCGGCCTTCGATGCCTGGGCGGTGTAGCGCGGCGTGCAACTGCACTTCATTCAGCCAGGGAAGCCGGTGCAGAATGCGTTATTGAGAGCTTCAATGGCAAGTTTCGGGATGAATGCTTGAATGAACACTGGTTTCTGACGTTATAG
- a CDS encoding transposase, with the protein MIEAWRREYNEERTHCTIGDMTPMEFIHNHQDLARIAQDVTFTGCDVINGGRSSTAENLSDPSWDQWQIERMNCILNEAIINR; encoded by the coding sequence GTGATTGAAGCCTGGCGACGGGAATATAATGAGGAGCGAACGCACTGTACCATTGGGGATATGACTCCGATGGAGTTTATCCATAACCATCAGGACCTGGCCCGGATCGCACAGGATGTCACCTTCACTGGCTGTGATGTAATAAACGGGGGAAGGTCATCAACAGCTGAGAATCTATCCGACCCATCCTGGGACCAATGGCAGATCGAACGCATGAACTGTATTTTGAATGAAGCAATCATCAACCGGTAG
- a CDS encoding DUF169 domain-containing protein, producing the protein MNSIPTADLANTLTKVLQLTVPPVAIAFLDSVPAGVGTFGGQVPAGCRFWQEASSRVFATVARDHDMCSIGIYTHHLDSTAAVQRDLQDTLKVLGDLTYVRPEDMPFIPVLNREAKVVVYGPLKLIPVVPDVVLLFVKSDQALILSEASQQLEQGVPPALGRPACAVIPQAINTGRTALSLGCCGARAYLDLLTPDMALYAIPAKTLLAFTERVEALAKANSILTQFHAIRRREAEAGKHPTVGESLSALSAQ; encoded by the coding sequence ATGAACTCAATACCCACGGCAGATCTGGCGAATACCCTCACCAAGGTGCTGCAGCTCACGGTCCCTCCGGTGGCGATTGCTTTTCTCGACTCCGTGCCAGCCGGCGTCGGCACGTTTGGCGGCCAAGTCCCTGCGGGGTGCCGATTTTGGCAGGAAGCATCCAGTCGTGTGTTTGCAACCGTGGCACGAGACCACGATATGTGTTCCATTGGTATCTATACCCACCATCTGGACAGCACAGCCGCCGTACAGCGCGATCTCCAAGACACACTGAAAGTACTCGGTGATTTGACCTATGTTCGCCCCGAGGACATGCCGTTCATCCCGGTCTTGAACCGTGAGGCAAAGGTTGTGGTGTATGGTCCGCTCAAATTAATACCGGTGGTACCGGATGTCGTCTTGTTGTTCGTGAAGTCAGACCAGGCCCTCATTCTTTCGGAAGCCTCGCAGCAATTGGAACAGGGTGTACCACCGGCACTCGGCCGTCCCGCCTGTGCCGTGATCCCTCAGGCCATTAACACGGGACGGACCGCCTTGAGTCTGGGGTGCTGCGGCGCACGAGCCTATCTCGATTTGCTGACCCCGGACATGGCGCTGTATGCCATTCCGGCGAAAACACTCCTTGCGTTCACAGAACGGGTCGAGGCGCTTGCCAAAGCGAACTCCATCTTGACCCAATTCCACGCGATTCGACGCCGCGAGGCGGAAGCCGGGAAACACCCGACGGTGGGCGAATCCCTCTCCGCGCTGTCAGCTCAATGA